The nucleotide sequence TGCTCcggctgttgttgctgctgctggtggtgttGCGTGTTGCTGCTGTGACTGGTGCGGATGGGCGCGGGAGGCGGTCGACTGTCGCTGTAGTCGTGCGTCGATCGGTTTGATAGCGAGCGGTCGTAGTAGGAGAGCGGGCGTTGCTTGAAGctagtggtggtggtggtggtgctgcaGGCGTGGCTGATGTTGCTAACGGCTCCGGCGGGTGGCAGTGGGGCACAGGCGACTGTGGGCGCGGTGGCCGCCTGGCTACTGCAGGAAGTAGTGGTTTGATATTTATGCACTAGACCTTTTACATTACGATCACAATTTTCGCTTACGCTGGAATCGGACGAGTTGGAGGCGGAGGAGTTGGAGTTCGAGGCGGTGGACACGTGGTTGGCATGCTGCGCCACCGGCGAGGATGGCAGTGATTGGTGGCTGGTCGTCTTCTTTACGGGATTCGCTGAGCTGGCTCCAGCCACTCCCGACCCCGTCGCTGAGATGGTTGAACTACTGCCCGCTCCCGCTGCCACTCCACCGCCTCCACCTGCGCCTACCACTCCGGCTTTGGCTTCGAAATTCTGCTTGAGTATTTGCACATTGCCTGAAATGCGCTGATCCTCGGCCAGCGTTTGGCCCTGGACGCGCAGCACTACCGTCGCTTCTTGGTCGCCGGGCGTGGTGTTCTTGTTCTCGATGTCGCTGGTGTGCATCAGCTCCTCACTATTGCAACGTATCGGCTGTCGCTGACGCGGACTGTGCGCCGACGAGGCGCTCCTGTAGAGACTCGGGCACCGCTTCTGTCCAGCATCCACCGCCTCGAGTAGCAGCTCCTGGCTGTCTTCCTGGCAGCGCTTCTTCAGAGAGGTACTCTCTTCTAGCTTCTGCTTGGTGCGTTTCACGGTGCCCTCGCCAACTCCAACTCCGGGTTCCACTGCCACGGGGACTCCTTCGATCACATTGCAATTGCCGCTGCGCTTTAGGTCCTGGATAACACCCTCGAAGATCGCCGTCGTATTGCGGTTGCTATCGTAGTAGGAGCCCGAACTGGTCCTTGGCGGCAGACTGCTACGGTTGTCGCCCGATCCCCAGCTGGCGTGCCGCGAAGGTGGCTCCCGTTGTCGAGTGCCTCGGGGACGCAGCAGAATGGCGCTTGATTGCTGCTTCTGTTGTTGTGGCGTAGGATCCAGGACGATTCCGCCACTGGGACCGAACGATTCCGTCCAGGAGTGCGTTTTGCGACGCTGTCGCTTCTCCCCTTCCTCCTTGGCAAAGACGCTGTCCACCTGAGAGGAAAACACATCCGATGAGCTGGAATCCCTCCGCGGCTGGGTGTTTCCACTGCCGCTGCCACTGCTGCTTCCTCCCAGGTTGGAGGTCTGTGTGATCAGCTTGGTCAGCGAGGTCCAGACAGGCTGCGGCGGCAGCTGGTCCGCCCGGTGCGCCTCGAGATCGTGAATCCGCGTGCGCACAGACAGAGGCGTGTGCTTCTGGATGTGCAACACCTGGTTCTGGGTGACGCTATAGTTCTCGCCGTTGCTGCCCGGGAAGCGCATGTTCTTGGGCTCCTCGGCCACGCTACGCTCAGGCGTTAGGTTCTCCATGGACTGGCTCTGCTGCTTGGTCACGACTGCCGTCTGTGTTTTGGGCGAGGTGCTGCTGGAGCGCCGGACCATTCGTCGCTGTGACTTTTGAGTACTGGATCGGCGGTGCAGGCGTGGGCCATCTTCCTCCTCACCATCGGGCGTGACACCGGCTTCGCCAGTAGACTTGGACTTAGCCTGGTTAAGCGCCTGGATGAGGGGAGTCGGCTCGCTGCCCGGCAACAGTCGCGCGTCCTTTGTGCTCTTCAAGTTCGTCTCGCTCTTGCTGCGCTGCAGCTTCTCCTTGTTCTTCATGGCGTCCAACATGCCGTTATACGTCTCCAGCTGATTAAGGAAGTTCTTGTTCGGCTTAATGCAGCTGCGCCGTTTCTTTACGTGCTCTAGCGCCTGTTGGAACTCCCACTGGTAAGCCTTCATGGCATACGCGATGACAACCGAGGCGGACCTACTGACGCCCATCTTGCAGTGCACCAGCACTTTGGAGCCCTCGGCCTTCGCCCGTGTTATGTAGCGGAACGTGTCGTCCCAATACTTGAGCAGGTTCGTCTTCTCGTCGTCGTACACGCGCACGTTGAAATACTCGAAGGTGCCCGGAAAGAAGTTGTCAATCTCCCGTGTCACATTCAGGATGTGGCGAACGCTGAAAGTTTAAGAGAGGGTAAGTTTTGATTGGTTTTAaacaattaatcaattatTGATATACtccattaaaaataaactcaatCAAACATACCCGTTCTTCTGCAGCTCCTCAAGGTTGCTAGCGTTCCACTCGGAACCTAGATAGACGTGCTCAAATATCTTGGTGGGGGCATCCATTTGGCCCAAAATAACAAGCATTTCGGCGTCGATAAAAGACTTGTACTCGCCTAAATCCATGTCCAAGATCTCCTCGAGACGTCCGCGTATGTACTTGGAGGTGACCTCGTCCAGGTCCACTGACATCATGATGGCCTTTAGCTTCATCTTAATGACACTTTCGGTTTCCTCCTTTTCGGGGGGTCTGTTAATGGACGAGAACAGATATTAGACAGTGGAATGTCAATCATTTCGAGCACTTACTTGTTTCGTATGGCATCGGGCGAAGGTGGTCGGCGGCTCTCGAGCGCGTCCATGGCATTCCACTCGTTCAGACAGGATTGGTCCGACTCGATGCGCCTCTCGTAGCTGGATAGCCAGTCGTGGGAGGGTCCACTGGCATAAAAGTTGTTCTCACGAGCCTTTTTCGACACTTTGTGCAGCGTCTGTAGCGCGGACCTGTGGAAGAAACAGAGGTAAGACTTATGGCGGGAGAAACTTAAACCTGGCAAGGCCACTTACCACATGGCCTGTACTGAGACCGGCTTGAAGATGTGCGTCTTCTCGTACACTTTGACGCTGAAGCCACTGAAAATCAAAGATAAGATAATTGAATTAAAGAGTATCGACATACAAATGAGATTGTAAACTTTTGTCTAGAacataataattattataaattacgGACAAATAAGACGCAAATGTGTAGACCCAAAAATAAGTATACTTTTTACGACGCCTCCCAATTAGGAAATTGGTCAAGGCCGCAGCGATTAGCTATAGATTAGAGggtaacatttttatttgggtttatatatacaaatatcaaTGTAGATATATCCCAACGTTATGAGAAAATCAAGCCACAGAAACTGAGGTCTTACCCATCGCCATCCAGATGGATAGTGGTGTCCGCCAGGATGGGAACCACCAGGCCAAGAGTGGTCCGCTCATTGCAGTCGATGCCCAGCAGACAGGACTCCTCCATGCCCGAGGTATTCTTGTTGTCGCCGGCCGCCGTCGCGTTCTCCTTGTCCGCTGATCTATCACATTTGCTGCTGGCCTCCGTGGCGGTCTGCTCGACAGACAGCTGTCGCTGCGTGGTGACCGCCGCGGAGGAGGACGACGTGGTGCCCGCAGATCCACCGACTTTGGCCGAATTGTGACGGATGATCCGGTGTCGCCGACGTTCGCTGGTGGCGCTCCGACAGCAGCTACGCGAGGCGATCACCAGGTAGCGTGTGCGGTTGGACCGCTGCGACTCCAGTTTGACAGCCTGTTGGTGGGGAAATGTGGTTATTTGGATAGGCATGCAATATATTATACAATACCCACCATCTTGAGCGTGTCCTCGCGCTGCAACAGGTAGAACATGGACTGCAGATGGAGCTGAATGTCCGAGTTGTTGCTCTGCGTGCTGTTGCTGGAGCGGGTGGAGTCGGTGCTTAAGCGGCGCTCACTGTGCTGCTGGGGCGGGATGTCCTTGAGGGCCAGGACCAGGGCGGTCCCCTTGCCGGCAAAGAAGCACTCGCTGCGATCGTTGCCCTTGCTATTGCCCTCGTCGTCCTCGGCCTCGCCATCCTGTGAGTGTGGGAAAAAGAGAGTTTCGTTAATTATGTGTCCATATGCGCTTAATCCAGCTGCGCCTCACCCAGCAAGGCATGCTAAATACGTTATCATGGGGACAAGCTGGCATGCTGAATGATTTTATCCCTAATTATTGTTTGCATTAAAATTCCAAGGGCAGAAATAAAAGCACATCAAAGTGCGCAgttcaaatatatataaatattttctacttTTGCACGGCTGTGCAATGAACtctttacatatatttttttagaccGATAAatgcaattgtttaaaaagttcaaaaacaaagatttgACATGTTTTGCATACGCTGCTTTGAGACGATAGGTGAAATAAAATTGATCATCGTGCGATATTAATTTTTCCCTCTGTGCAGGCGGACGTCAAGGTCTCGCGAACTATTTTTGGGCGGTGGGGCGGcgaagaaaacaaaaacaagcgGTAAGCGGAAAGCGACAAAAACGACAAATAAGGCAATGCAAAAGTGTGTTGAAAAAATATAGACGTCTCGACGTCTGCGGATTTGCTTGGGTTACACCAAAAGCAGCGCAGCCGATGACTATGACGATggtgacgatgatgatgatgagcgCCCCCGCACGAAAGCCAAGCCAAAATAAACGTAAGCAACAAGCTGGCGGATAAACGATGATAAACACTGGGCAGGCACACAAAGGATCATATCATGGCCAAAAGCGGAACACGCACGAAAGAGAGCCTTCCTTAATTGGCTCTCCACACTCGCTCTTTGGAGAGATGGCTAGTCAGGGGGGTGACCAAAACAAAGCGCACACACCACAAGCACACGCACACGCGAGAGCCACTCTCACCGAATTCGAGCAGGAGCCAGCCACACTGGGAGAGCGCTGCACCGTCACCAGCGCCATTTGTTGTTGCCGCCGCTCCTCCTCCTACTCCTCCCCCGCCGACGCCTCTTGCTCCACCTGGCTAAGATGGTGACAATGATGCAGCGGTGTCCTTTGCAATCCTCTCCTGCTTCTGCTTCCGCCTTCTCCTTCTTCCTCTTCTCCTAGTGTGCGAGTGTGCGCGAGACTGacggtgtgtgtgtgtgcagtgTTGTGGGCTCGGGCTACAAATGCATTTTCATGTCGCTGCCTGCTGGCCGTTGTTTTTGCACTCGGCTCCGCGCCCTCGTCCTGCGATCCTCTTGGCCTCCGCTTCCTGGACACTCTGGCCAGTCGGTTCTCTCTTTAAAAAACAGCGTGTCAGACACAGACAATGCTGCtaaatttgtaaatagaaaTACAcgaatttttcttaaaaagaCAGTGAGGACGCCATTTCTAATCGATAACAGTAGTATCGCCTGGTAATCGTTCTGTCAGGGCTGCACAACTATCGACGGCGAAAGCGAAGTATCGAATGGTGCACTGCGAAAAAGTAGGGTATCGCAGCGAAACAGTCTTATTAATAATAACTATATTTTATAGCCTGATGTAAGAGAGGACATAACATTTGTAATTGAATCTAACTATATACAATCtttttatatgtttaaatTGCCCAAGTGTGTCTCGACTGTGGCTTAAATggataaataaaatcaaaaacttaatatatgtattttctGGTTTCTTTATCTGAAActaatgtttttattaagccttaaatatgtaaaagaggatattttataacatcccaaaaataaatgaatagcTATCGGTAACTATTTAGTTATTGAATGTGAAATCGGTGCTGGCAGCTTCGACAGCTGTGCAGTGTTGGGAAATAACAGCAAATCGAACAGATGATTGCGAAAATCAGCTGGCCAAACCACAACATAACAAGCGCAGCCTGCAGGTGGATTGGAATTTATAAAGACCGCAAAAAATCCAGGAAAATGTCGGCGTTCATCGAAGAAACTAAGAGCCTGCTGCCGCGGATCGCATTCATAGCCTGCGGCTGCTTCAGTCCACCCACACCCATGCACCTGCGAATGTTCGGTGAGTTAACACAGATGGTGAAATTCCCCGTACATAATCGATACGATTACGCCGCATGTTTTTGCCCACAGAAATAGCCAGGGACCACTTTGAAATGCAGGGGACCCACAGAGTGGTGGGCGGCATCATCTCGCCCACCCACGACTCCTACGGCAAGAAGGGTCTGGCCTCCTCCTTGGACCGATGTGCAATGGTCAAGCTGGCCACGCAGAGCTCCAATTGGATCCGGCTTTCCGACTGGGAGGTGCACCAGAACCAGTGGATGCGCACGCAGGCGGTGTTGCAGCACCACCAGAACTACATAAATAACCACATAAATTCCGGTGGACCAGGGGGAGATGATGAGCAGGACACCCACCTGGCCGGATGGCTGCCACGGGGACTGCACGAAAGTCGGGATCCTGTGCGCTTAAAGCTGCTGTGCGGCGGCGACCTGCTGGAATCCTTTGCTGTTCCAGGCCTGTGGGCAGAAGCTGATGTaagtttgtattttatttcatcagGATTTGTAATTAACTATGGTTTCCCCTAGATTGAGGACATAGTGGCGAACCATGGCCTGGTGGTTATTACTCGCGCCGGCTCCAACCCGGGGAAATTTATCTTTGACTCCGACATATTGACCAAATATCAGGTTACAAAGAAGCTACCTCTACAATTCGGCTCTCCCTTATTAATTAGCCTCATTATTTCAGAACAACATAACGCTAATCACAAACTGGGTGCCCAATGAGGTTAGCTCCTCGTTGATTCGACGACTTCTGGGACGTGGTCAGTCCGTCAAGTACCTTCTGGACGATCTGGTGTTGGAGTACATCAAGCGCCAACGtttgtttaactttaaatCGTAGGTGGACTTCCTATTACCTCTCCCTGAAACCCGCATGCCCTCTCACCATCACCCATATTTCAAACGATACGTACACTGAATGAGGCGCCACCTTGATCCACTTCACACAGCAGAGATCACTAACTTAACGTGCACCAACAGCAAGTCTTTGTATTGTCTCCTTTTGTGTCTCAAACTGCAGGCAGGATGCACCGGCTCCGCCCGAATGCGACTCCTGACGCGTTTTGCACCCGAAAGAGAAGCCCCAGTCGCCCACCCGCTGCCCAAGCCACCAGCACCACCATTCGCACCACTCGCACCACCAGACGTGGCGCCTTTTCATGGAGCGTGAGTGAACCAGAGCAGACCAGAGTTCAAGTTCCTATTTAGCGCTGATTCCTTTAATGCATGCTTATGTATATTTGCCCTTTCTTGGCCCTTGTAAATACCCTTGTTAAGATATGTTACTGATATTCCGGTGGTCAGTGTGCGTATCATCTACTTACACCGAACTGTTGCCAAAATGTAGTCCCATTAAACAATAACCTTAACTTTGTTGCTATTGTACTGACCATGCCCGCCTAACCTGTGGATTGTAGTAAGTATATAACGGATGCAGTGCGTCCCAACCATTTGCTCTTTAACCACGCCTACACGGACAACAACCAGAACGCGAGCAGCTATTCTGTGAGTGACCAGCTGGAGCAGGACATGGATGAGTCGGACACTCCCAGCCCGCAGCTTCAGCACACGGCCACGTCGCGAGTCTTCTGCTGCGGAGAGGCCACCTTACGAGGATCCAAGATGCAGCGATCCGGTCCTGGACAAGCGGTGCAAGTCATCACCATGCAGGCGGATGAGAAAGAGGAGGtaggttttgtttttttgcttAAATAAACCTAGAATCCCAACCTACATATGAATATATGGCAATTTAAGATTCTACTAATATGTTTTCACCCTTTCAGAGTCAagcgaagaagaagaagatttCCCAAGTGCAACTTTAGGAAGCTGTAGAAGGAGGACGAATCTCACACGGATCGATACAGGAGCGCTGGAAGCTATATGTTGATACTACATGTGCATGTAAAATAAACTCGTTCGTTACCAAGTCGTCAACTGCCCCCTGATTTTGTGGGTCACTCCACGGAGTGAAGGGACAAGGCATTGAACTTCAGCGCTGACGTGCATTGACATTGCAGCCGTTGCAGGGCTTCGCTTTCGGTGTCCGGTGTCAGAACTTGTTGAGTGGCCACCATTAGTTTATGCTTAGATATACTGCAGTTGCTCGTTTCCCTTGGAAGAGTCCACATCGCGAATGTTCTTCTTCCGTCGCCAGAATGTCAAGCCCGCGCCACGCCCCTCGCGCGCCCCATCCTTTGCGCTGCCGAAGCGGCGGCCTTCCGTCCAGCTGACGCCCTCGCATCAGCACGACCAACTGCCCTTCCTGCGGAGATCTCGATTCAGCGCCCTACCACATTTCCGGGCCTACGAGGACGAGCCGGAGAACCTTTCGCTTTTCATCGCCATCCTGTACGTTGTAGATTTGTTCGGCATCTTTCCATTTGTCACGCTGCCCGCGCTGATGGTGAAGTTGGGATACTTCGGAATACTGCTGGTGCTGTCCATCATCTTCCTGCAGATCTACACCTCCTTCTTGCTGTCCCAGTGCTGGACCATGGCCGAGATGCTCGATCCCTCCATTCAGCAGAAGCGCAACTATCCGTATGCCGCGCTGGCGGAGCTAGCTTATGGTCCCTATATGAGTCTGCTGGTATCCGTACTCCTCGACCTGAGTATCTTCGCCATGGCGGTTCCCAGTGTGGTGATGGCCGCCCAGAACCTGGAGGGGGTCGTGCTGCGCATGAGCGCTGGGCAATACAATTTCTCCTACTGCTATTGGGCCATCATAGTCGGCCTGGTCATCTGCCCGCTCATGTGGCTGGGCAGTCCCAAGCACATGCGGTAATAATTCCTAACTTTTGACGATTTCTTCCCTTAGGAATATATGGTTTTAAAGAAGATGGAGTTATCTTAAAATCACACTGGAAAAACAATTAGGAAAACTAAAAATCTCCAATCAAAGGCTTGTTTTTATAAAGAGCGTACAATTCATATAAAAAGTGTGTCTGAAATCAGAAACCAAAAAGTATCTAGAactgatttatttttataaactttttAAGGACTGCATTTTATATGTGCTTGAGGTTATTACAACATATGTATGATCTGTTACATTTTATGAATATCTTAGGAGTCTGGCTATCACAGCTGTTTGCGTGATGATCGTTATTGTGGCTCTGCTGTGGTTTTGCCTGTTTGCAGCTCCAGCGATTGGAACTCCATTTGAGGGCATATCTATGGGTGGGTACTGTGTTTGTGATATACTTCAGGAATTACATTGTTTGCTTTCCCTAGAATTGCCTGGTTTCCTTGCCATTCTAAACAGCTATAGCATATTGGCCTTCCAGTTTGACATTCACCCTGTACTGCTGACACTTCAGATCGATATGAAGCACAAGTCCCAGGTGTCCTGGGCTGCCCTCATCGGAATAGCCAGTGAGTAGTTTAACTTATTTGATTCCAGGGTGATAATAATGTTGGCTTTTTCGTTTAGTAACTTGCAGCGTAGCCATTTTTGGATCCATAATTGCCGCCTACAAATTCGGATCGATGATAGCAAATAACCTGCTGCAATCCTTGCCCACCAGTGTGCCCTTCTACATTATGCTGATCCTGATGTCCCTCCAGCTTTGCTTCTCCGTCACAGTGGCCAGCTCTGCCATGTTTCTGCAGATTGAGAACTACTTCAAGTTGCCAGAGTGTaagtacaaatatttattatattgaCCCAGATAATGTTGTTACGATAAGGAAGTTGCTCTTCGAGTTATATCTAATCTAATATCTAGAGTACTATTTTTGGATTTGAGAAAACAAATTTAGTTAATAGTAGTAATGTTCATTCTTTTCTTTTGTAGTTAGACTCGATAACTAAAGTTGATGATCACCTTGTCTAAGAATTTCGTTATACTAAAAATAGACTTTTAACGAGTTCCATCATATCTTTTTTGAGTACATTAATCTAATCTAATCCATTAATCTTTAGGTACAAATTAATCTTCTAAGTAAGTCATCTTCATATCATCAAATCATCTTCCTTTATAGCCCTCTCCATCAAACGCATGCTGATACGCTCTTCAGTGCTGGCCTTGGAGGTCCTTGTGGCGGAGTTTGTGCCCAGTTTCGATGCTTTGATGGATGTGGTAGGTGGCACCATAACCGGACCACTGGTCTTTATTCTCCCCCCACTTCTGTACCGTCGTATCCGGCGGATGGAGCGTGTGCATCAGCGGATTGCGGCGGAAGCCAGCTATGGTAGTCTTCCATTGGATCTTAACTACGATCCTGTGGACCTGGAGATGGAGCCCCTGCTGATTACGAGTCCACCGATCTCCCCTCGAGGTTGCTGGCTGAGAATGGTTAGACTCATTCACCGCCTCGAGTGCGATGTCTCCTGCACCATGGCAGTGCTCATCTTCGGCCTGCTGGCCACCTTCCTGTCCACCTACCTGAACATCTTCAGCCTGGCCGATCTGTTCACCAATAACTCGCCCTGTATGAGCAATCTGACCAAGCACTTCTGATGATCATCGGGGTCTTTCCCCTCAATAAAACACacgtaaatatttaaaactctGCCAAGTTTGATTGCCGTCCTTCGGCGGGTTCAAAAACCCAAGTTGCGGCTTCATCTTCATCTTTAATGCAGTGC is from Drosophila suzukii chromosome 3, CBGP_Dsuzu_IsoJpt1.0, whole genome shotgun sequence and encodes:
- the Nmnat gene encoding nicotinamide/nicotinic acid mononucleotide adenylyltransferase 3 isoform X1; the protein is MIAKISWPNHNITSAACRWIGIYKDRKKSRKMSAFIEETKSLLPRIAFIACGCFSPPTPMHLRMFEIARDHFEMQGTHRVVGGIISPTHDSYGKKGLASSLDRCAMVKLATQSSNWIRLSDWEVHQNQWMRTQAVLQHHQNYINNHINSGGPGGDDEQDTHLAGWLPRGLHESRDPVRLKLLCGGDLLESFAVPGLWAEADIEDIVANHGLVVITRAGSNPGKFIFDSDILTKYQNNITLITNWVPNEVSSSLIRRLLGRGQSVKYLLDDLVLEYIKRQRLFNFKSKYITDAVRPNHLLFNHAYTDNNQNASSYSVSDQLEQDMDESDTPSPQLQHTATSRVFCCGEATLRGSKMQRSGPGQAVQVITMQADEKEESQAKKKKISQVQL
- the Nmnat gene encoding nicotinamide/nicotinic acid mononucleotide adenylyltransferase 3 isoform X2; the encoded protein is MIAKISWPNHNITSAACRWIGIYKDRKKSRKMSAFIEETKSLLPRIAFIACGCFSPPTPMHLRMFEIARDHFEMQGTHRVVGGIISPTHDSYGKKGLASSLDRCAMVKLATQSSNWIRLSDWEVHQNQWMRTQAVLQHHQNYINNHINSGGPGGDDEQDTHLAGWLPRGLHESRDPVRLKLLCGGDLLESFAVPGLWAEADIEDIVANHGLVVITRAGSNPGKFIFDSDILTKYQNNITLITNWVPNEVSSSLIRRLLGRGQSVKYLLDDLVLEYIKRQRLFNFKSQDAPAPPECDS
- the mah gene encoding uncharacterized protein mah; amino-acid sequence: MFFFRRQNVKPAPRPSRAPSFALPKRRPSVQLTPSHQHDQLPFLRRSRFSALPHFRAYEDEPENLSLFIAILYVVDLFGIFPFVTLPALMVKLGYFGILLVLSIIFLQIYTSFLLSQCWTMAEMLDPSIQQKRNYPYAALAELAYGPYMSLLVSVLLDLSIFAMAVPSVVMAAQNLEGVVLRMSAGQYNFSYCYWAIIVGLVICPLMWLGSPKHMRSLAITAVCVMIVIVALLWFCLFAAPAIGTPFEGISMELPGFLAILNSYSILAFQFDIHPVLLTLQIDMKHKSQVSWAALIGIAITCSVAIFGSIIAAYKFGSMIANNLLQSLPTSVPFYIMLILMSLQLCFSVTVASSAMFLQIENYFKLPESLSIKRMLIRSSVLALEVLVAEFVPSFDALMDVVGGTITGPLVFILPPLLYRRIRRMERVHQRIAAEASYGSLPLDLNYDPVDLEMEPLLITSPPISPRGCWLRMVRLIHRLECDVSCTMAVLIFGLLATFLSTYLNIFSLADLFTNNSPCMSNLTKHF